Proteins from one Aquicoccus sp. G2-2 genomic window:
- a CDS encoding alpha/beta hydrolase family protein: MYHSWLDRWDERRAKRGDDVKKASDFVLDAGLAFAGAAPVVNIEAFCRLADRAAADPAYFDEPRECDFGFKRDNGWIKFPSRVSTDIEENNMVCARITESGSFDKALVVFHHWNASTRYRHIANFFSRRGIAVVEIAMPYHFERSRPGSQYADYMLSPNLGRTIQSVRQAVWDGRKLIWWLKSEGYGEVSVLGMSLGSWVAGLIAAHDTRVSKAALFLTAGSLADMVWTGRATRAIRTSLEPEIALTDLRRAWGLLDLENYASQLARADLELQIVLGKRDKVVLPELSERLIQKLKDAGAEPSVLEMNCGHYSLSMPPYILRAGRSVTYLLGSGH, translated from the coding sequence GTGTACCATAGTTGGCTTGATCGTTGGGATGAGCGGCGGGCGAAGCGCGGAGACGATGTCAAGAAAGCTTCTGATTTTGTCCTTGACGCTGGTCTTGCATTTGCAGGTGCAGCGCCCGTCGTGAATATCGAGGCGTTTTGCCGCTTAGCCGACCGGGCCGCCGCAGATCCAGCCTATTTCGACGAACCTAGAGAGTGCGATTTTGGCTTCAAACGTGACAATGGTTGGATCAAGTTTCCCTCGAGAGTTTCCACCGATATTGAAGAGAACAATATGGTCTGTGCGAGAATCACAGAAAGTGGTTCCTTTGATAAGGCGCTAGTTGTTTTTCACCATTGGAATGCCAGTACCCGGTATCGTCATATAGCCAACTTCTTCTCGCGGCGTGGGATTGCGGTTGTCGAGATCGCTATGCCGTATCACTTCGAACGTAGTCGGCCTGGTTCTCAATACGCAGATTATATGCTCAGCCCAAATCTTGGCCGGACCATCCAGTCCGTGAGACAGGCTGTCTGGGACGGGCGAAAGCTCATTTGGTGGTTAAAGAGTGAAGGCTATGGAGAGGTTTCAGTTCTGGGTATGAGTTTGGGATCCTGGGTTGCGGGGCTGATCGCGGCGCACGACACTAGGGTATCGAAAGCAGCGCTTTTTTTGACGGCTGGTAGCTTGGCGGATATGGTTTGGACGGGTCGCGCGACGCGAGCGATACGCACCAGCCTTGAGCCCGAGATTGCGTTGACCGATCTCAGAAGGGCCTGGGGCCTACTTGATTTGGAGAACTATGCGAGTCAGTTGGCACGGGCTGATCTCGAACTTCAGATAGTGTTGGGAAAACGAGATAAAGTCGTGTTGCCAGAGCTATCTGAAAGGTTGATTCAAAAACTAAAGGACGCGGGGGCTGAACCAAGTGTATTGGAGATGAATTGCGGTCACTATTCGCTGTCGATGCCCCCGTACATTTTGAGGGCTGGACGAAGCGTCACTTACCTACTTGGGTCCGGCCATTGA
- a CDS encoding SOS response-associated peptidase family protein, which yields MCNLYSQTKSQDAMRHLFDDVLQGDEELMDTVGNLPPLTGIWPDYAAPIIRADGASGWQLANARWGMPTPPKYLEGKKTDKGVTNIRNVASPHWRRWLGVEHRCLVPFTSFSELDQRPGAARNSPVWFALSKDRPLGFFAGVRTEWTSVRKLKEGEVTAELFGFLTCPPNAEVAPVHPKAMPVILTTAQEWRTWLTAPLEEALALQRPLPDGKLELVAAGVREDGG from the coding sequence ATGTGCAACCTCTATTCCCAGACCAAGAGTCAGGACGCGATGCGCCATCTTTTCGATGACGTATTACAGGGCGATGAAGAGTTGATGGACACGGTTGGCAACCTGCCGCCGTTGACCGGGATCTGGCCGGATTATGCCGCGCCGATCATCCGGGCCGACGGGGCCAGCGGCTGGCAGCTTGCCAATGCGCGATGGGGCATGCCCACGCCACCAAAATACCTTGAGGGCAAGAAGACCGACAAGGGCGTGACCAACATCCGCAACGTGGCCTCGCCGCATTGGCGGCGCTGGCTCGGGGTGGAGCACCGCTGCCTGGTGCCGTTCACCAGCTTTTCCGAGCTTGACCAGCGCCCAGGCGCTGCGCGCAACTCGCCGGTGTGGTTCGCGCTCAGCAAAGACCGCCCGCTCGGCTTTTTCGCGGGGGTGCGCACGGAATGGACTTCGGTGCGCAAGCTGAAAGAGGGTGAGGTGACGGCTGAGCTTTTCGGGTTCCTCACCTGTCCTCCCAATGCGGAGGTGGCCCCGGTCCATCCCAAGGCAATGCCGGTCATCCTGACGACAGCGCAGGAATGGCGGACCTGGCTGACCGCCCCGCTCGAGGAGGCGTTGGCGCTCCAGCGCCCGCTGCCGGACGGGAAGCTCGAACTCGTCGCCGCCGGGGTCCGCGAAGATGGCGGATGA